Proteins found in one Methylobacter sp. S3L5C genomic segment:
- a CDS encoding sigma-54 dependent transcriptional regulator, whose translation MALINQATQKNRQLLVIDDESDVIDYLTEMLNDNGYKASGETDPQRALQRLETEHFDLVISDIEMPGMRGLDLMSAIHARKPEQLILLMTAFGSIDLGVRSLQAGACGFVTKPFSLNDLLASIERAFNDRQMHREIVRVGTPDQNPTPRGLIAESPNMKKILQLAGRAAKINSPVLLTGESGVGKGALARFIHEHSPQANGPFLQINCAALPFTLVESELFGVRKGAYTDAREHRPGLFVEAEGGTLFLDEIAEMPLAIQPKLLQALETGKVRPVGAASEVATHVRIIAATNQPIEKALQNGLIRPDLYYRLNVIRLDIPPLRERLPDLEYLVDHLLQNAQTKLQRQIKGISAEAMRWIRAYPWPGNVRELANTLERAVALTEHDTILLEDLAQATQLPIESNFSGNAATHSMTLAELEINYIHRILEITQGNKAQAAKILGIDRGTLYRKLGDEI comes from the coding sequence ATGGCGCTAATTAATCAAGCAACACAAAAAAACAGGCAATTGCTGGTTATTGATGACGAGAGCGATGTTATCGATTACTTGACTGAAATGCTTAATGACAATGGTTATAAAGCGAGCGGTGAAACTGATCCACAACGGGCCTTGCAACGTTTGGAAACAGAGCATTTTGATTTGGTGATCAGCGATATAGAAATGCCCGGTATGCGTGGTCTGGATTTGATGTCGGCTATTCATGCCCGAAAGCCCGAGCAGTTAATTCTATTGATGACTGCTTTTGGCAGTATTGATTTAGGGGTACGCAGTTTACAGGCAGGGGCTTGTGGTTTTGTAACCAAACCGTTTTCTTTAAATGACTTGTTGGCCTCCATTGAACGGGCGTTTAACGACCGACAAATGCACAGGGAAATTGTCCGTGTTGGTACGCCAGATCAAAATCCCACGCCGCGTGGCTTGATTGCAGAAAGTCCCAACATGAAAAAAATACTGCAACTTGCCGGTCGGGCCGCCAAGATCAACTCCCCGGTACTGCTAACGGGTGAAAGTGGTGTCGGTAAAGGTGCTTTAGCACGCTTTATTCATGAACATAGTCCACAGGCTAACGGCCCTTTTCTACAAATCAACTGTGCAGCATTACCGTTTACTTTAGTGGAAAGTGAATTGTTTGGTGTCCGTAAAGGTGCTTACACGGATGCCCGTGAACACCGCCCAGGATTATTTGTTGAAGCCGAGGGTGGCACACTGTTTCTGGATGAAATTGCCGAAATGCCTTTGGCAATTCAACCCAAGTTATTACAAGCACTGGAAACAGGCAAGGTAAGACCCGTAGGAGCGGCCAGCGAAGTTGCCACCCATGTGCGCATTATTGCTGCGACTAACCAACCTATTGAAAAAGCCTTACAAAACGGCTTGATACGCCCGGATCTTTACTATCGCCTTAATGTTATTCGTTTGGACATTCCACCATTAAGAGAACGTCTGCCTGATTTGGAGTATCTGGTTGATCATTTATTGCAGAATGCCCAAACAAAATTACAACGACAAATAAAAGGTATCTCTGCCGAAGCCATGAGATGGATTCGGGCTTACCCATGGCCCGGGAATGTACGTGAATTAGCTAATACATTGGAGAGGGCGGTTGCTTTGACCGAGCATGATACGATCCTGCTGGAAGATTTGGCTCAGGCTACGCAGCTACCTATTGAGAGTAATTTTTCAGGTAATGCGGCAACTCACTCAATGACTCTGGCAGAATTAGAAATTAACTATATCCACCGCATTTTGGAAATAACCCAAGGCAACAAAGCGCAAGCGGCTAAAATATTA
- a CDS encoding sensor histidine kinase: MTKRNLAISTLAFVLIAAPLCTVIGMVYIGWPLQRLANGMKRIRDGDFSPLPLINQKDEIGILLKAFNAMAAELAIAQQKLKQEAQSRRHLQTGLEDADKLITIGQLSAGLAHEIGSPLQILKGRGEHLLLCADQPEEVIRHARILVSQTERITRIVQQLLEFARRRPANITCIDLREPVNAVLNLLAYEAQKKHVELRLTASKDLPLILADSDGIQQIILNLITNALSASSDGGHIIVTIERQPLRPNPVNNQATETVQLIIKDNGCGMPPETLKYLFEPFFTTRHEQGGVGLGLAVAHSLVKAHHGSIKAESSLGTGSTFTIILPVEKPYNGAN; this comes from the coding sequence GTGACCAAGCGTAATTTGGCTATTTCCACACTTGCTTTTGTTTTAATTGCCGCGCCTCTTTGTACAGTAATTGGTATGGTTTACATTGGTTGGCCCTTACAACGACTGGCTAATGGTATGAAACGAATACGTGACGGCGATTTTTCGCCGTTACCACTCATTAATCAAAAAGATGAAATTGGTATTTTGTTAAAGGCATTCAATGCTATGGCGGCAGAATTAGCCATTGCTCAACAAAAACTTAAACAAGAAGCCCAATCTCGCCGTCATCTCCAGACGGGGCTTGAAGACGCGGACAAATTGATTACCATCGGGCAATTATCTGCTGGACTGGCTCATGAAATTGGTTCACCGTTACAGATATTAAAAGGTCGGGGAGAGCATTTGTTGTTGTGTGCCGACCAACCTGAAGAGGTCATTCGTCATGCGCGCATATTGGTGTCCCAAACTGAACGAATCACGCGTATTGTTCAACAACTACTGGAATTTGCCAGACGCAGACCGGCTAACATCACCTGTATTGATCTACGTGAACCTGTTAATGCTGTGCTCAATTTATTGGCATATGAAGCCCAAAAAAAACACGTTGAACTACGCTTAACAGCCTCAAAAGACCTTCCCTTGATCCTGGCTGATAGCGACGGTATTCAGCAAATTATTTTAAACCTGATTACCAATGCCTTATCGGCAAGCTCTGACGGCGGGCACATTATTGTGACTATTGAACGGCAGCCACTCAGGCCTAATCCGGTTAACAACCAGGCGACCGAAACCGTACAACTTATTATCAAGGATAACGGCTGTGGAATGCCGCCGGAAACACTAAAATATCTGTTTGAGCCATTTTTCACCACCCGGCATGAACAAGGGGGTGTCGGACTTGGGCTTGCCGTTGCTCACAGTCTTGTTAAGGCACATCACGGCAGTATTAAAGCCGAAAGTAGCCTGGGTACAGGCAGTACCTTTACCATCATATTACCTGTGGAGAAACCCTATAATGGCGCTAATTAA
- a CDS encoding SpoIIE family protein phosphatase has protein sequence MAVEADENNFHCQEVESALIESEERFRQMAEMTGEWLWEQDPQGYYIYSSTAVNQILGFSETEIIGKHYTKFLTFQDQVEQQSYSTSHLPFYALTNHYRHKDGHPIFTESTGLPIINAEGKLLKWRGVDRDITARKYFQDALVESEQRTRLIIESSLSAIVIMDSYGFITDWNYQAQKMFGWSRDEAIGQRLDELIIPLRFRHAHRLGLKLFLNTGIGPQLNQLIEHVAIRRDGSEFPVEFSVAPLKLGNAYIFSGFIHEITARKAAEQKILEAQVKLAIAQSEIKIAQRIQASLSPSAPIKSGYFEITGYCLPADQVGGDYFDYFFRNEECLDIVIADVSGHSIGPALFMVETRSAIRSQVNRPGTPSETLGVLNDFLFDDLDNADYFITLFYLQYDITNQQLSFANAGHPPPLLLSPFQSVCRQLDAEGMILGVRKNVFFEQKTTTLSEGDLILLYTDGLTEAENPAGEFFGVDRVCELFIHYAQHSPEKIIEALLTHLKQFCQSESFNDDITLMVFKRG, from the coding sequence ATGGCTGTGGAGGCTGACGAAAATAATTTCCATTGTCAGGAAGTTGAATCCGCACTAATAGAAAGTGAAGAGCGTTTTCGGCAAATGGCGGAAATGACTGGCGAATGGTTATGGGAGCAAGACCCTCAGGGCTATTATATATACAGTAGTACTGCGGTTAACCAAATTCTCGGATTTAGCGAGACGGAAATTATTGGCAAACATTACACTAAATTTTTAACCTTTCAGGATCAAGTCGAGCAACAATCTTACTCGACTAGCCATCTGCCTTTTTATGCGTTAACCAATCACTACCGGCATAAAGATGGGCACCCCATTTTTACCGAATCGACTGGATTGCCCATTATTAATGCAGAAGGAAAGCTGTTAAAATGGCGCGGCGTTGATCGGGATATTACTGCAAGAAAGTATTTTCAGGATGCGTTGGTAGAAAGCGAACAACGCACACGACTAATTATTGAAAGCTCTTTAAGTGCCATCGTGATTATGGATTCCTACGGATTTATTACGGATTGGAATTACCAGGCTCAGAAAATGTTCGGCTGGTCGCGGGATGAGGCAATCGGCCAACGTCTTGACGAGTTAATTATCCCGTTACGGTTTCGTCATGCTCACCGTCTTGGCTTAAAACTTTTTCTAAATACAGGGATTGGTCCCCAGTTAAATCAACTGATTGAGCATGTCGCGATACGTAGGGACGGCTCCGAGTTTCCGGTTGAGTTTAGTGTTGCTCCTTTAAAATTGGGTAACGCCTATATATTTAGTGGTTTTATCCACGAAATCACTGCCCGAAAAGCCGCTGAACAGAAAATTCTTGAGGCCCAGGTCAAGCTGGCAATCGCCCAGAGTGAAATCAAGATTGCCCAACGAATCCAGGCTTCCTTGTCACCCTCAGCACCGATTAAATCAGGGTATTTTGAAATTACCGGTTATTGCTTGCCTGCTGATCAGGTTGGCGGTGATTATTTTGATTATTTTTTTCGGAATGAAGAGTGCCTGGATATTGTCATTGCCGATGTGTCCGGCCATTCTATTGGACCTGCACTGTTTATGGTTGAAACCCGTAGCGCAATTCGTTCACAGGTAAACAGGCCAGGCACGCCCTCTGAAACACTGGGAGTGCTTAATGATTTTTTATTTGATGATTTGGATAATGCTGATTATTTTATTACCCTGTTTTATTTGCAATATGACATCACCAATCAGCAATTAAGCTTTGCCAATGCCGGACATCCACCGCCGTTGTTACTCAGTCCTTTTCAAAGTGTCTGTAGGCAACTTGATGCTGAGGGTATGATATTGGGGGTACGTAAAAATGTTTTTTTTGAGCAAAAAACCACTACACTTTCTGAAGGTGATTTAATTTTGCTTTATACTGACGGTTTAACGGAAGCCGAAAACCCCGCTGGTGAATTTTTTGGGGTAGATCGTGTTTGTGAACTTTTTATTCACTATGCCCAACATTCACCAGAAAAAATTATTGAAGCGCTGCTAACGCATCTAAAACAGTTTTGCCAAAGTGAATCGTTTAATGATGATATTACTTTAATGGTTTTTAAGCGGGGTTAG
- a CDS encoding lytic transglycosylase domain-containing protein: protein MIKITVILLTLFLSKGVLADIYKYTDNDGHVYYTDEPRNSLYKLIIKSKAVSYSPKNDIIKTQNFTGTNKKRFTDLIEQTAYRHQVDAKLLHAVIQTESAYNSSAQSPKGAVGLMQLMPDTARRFGVIDRNNPDQNVDGGARYLKHLITLFNPNLDLAVAAYNAGENAVIRYKNSIPPYPETQNYVKQVLAIYHQ, encoded by the coding sequence ATGATAAAAATTACTGTTATTTTATTGACACTATTTCTTTCAAAAGGGGTATTAGCCGATATCTATAAGTATACGGATAATGATGGCCATGTTTACTATACGGATGAGCCTCGCAATAGCCTGTATAAGCTCATTATAAAATCAAAAGCCGTCAGTTATTCGCCAAAAAATGACATTATAAAAACTCAGAATTTTACCGGCACCAATAAAAAAAGATTTACCGACCTTATTGAGCAAACGGCCTATCGACATCAGGTTGATGCCAAATTGTTACATGCCGTTATTCAAACAGAATCAGCTTACAACTCAAGCGCCCAATCTCCAAAAGGTGCAGTAGGTCTGATGCAGTTGATGCCTGATACGGCAAGACGTTTTGGTGTTATCGACCGTAATAATCCCGATCAGAATGTTGACGGTGGCGCACGCTATTTAAAACATTTAATTACCCTGTTTAATCCAAATCTGGATCTTGCTGTTGCCGCCTACAATGCCGGTGAAAATGCTGTAATACGCTATAAAAATTCAATTCCACCGTATCCTGAAACACAAAATTATGTGAAACAGGTTTTGGCTATATATCATCAATGA
- the purT gene encoding formate-dependent phosphoribosylglycinamide formyltransferase: MTIGTALTGKATRALLLGSGELGKELAISLQRYGVEVIAVDRYHNAPAHQIAHRSYVIDMTDSEAIKKLIALEQPHFIIPEIEAIATHALADIEAEGQCTIVPNARAIQLTMNREGIRTLVAEQLKIPTSRYAFAQNFDELQAAVNSGIGYPCFIKPTMSSSGKGQSMVKGPDQLKQAWEYAKSSGRVDTGKVIVEAKIDFDFEITLLTVRSLNENGVVQTDFCAPIGHVQENGDYRESWQPQIMSAASLKLSQDIAFKVTHEIGGLGLFGVELFIKGDEVWFSEVSPRPHDTGMVTMVTQNQNEFELHARAILGLPVNTSLKGVGASAVILGGINAKGVVYDGLAQALAVSDSEVRLFGKPEAFVNRRMGVALATAESVYEARRKALKAANLVVVKAAL, translated from the coding sequence ATGACCATAGGTACTGCATTAACGGGTAAAGCAACACGTGCTTTGTTGCTGGGCAGTGGTGAATTAGGCAAAGAACTGGCTATTTCGCTGCAACGTTACGGTGTCGAAGTAATTGCTGTCGATCGCTATCATAATGCCCCTGCGCACCAGATTGCTCATCGCAGTTACGTTATTGATATGACGGATTCTGAAGCAATAAAAAAGCTGATTGCACTGGAGCAGCCCCATTTCATTATTCCTGAAATTGAAGCGATTGCAACCCATGCACTTGCTGATATTGAAGCCGAGGGGCAATGTACCATTGTACCCAATGCCAGAGCTATCCAGTTGACCATGAATAGGGAAGGGATTAGAACGCTCGTTGCTGAACAGTTAAAAATTCCCACCTCAAGGTATGCTTTCGCACAAAATTTTGATGAGTTACAAGCTGCTGTTAACAGTGGCATAGGTTATCCTTGCTTTATTAAACCAACCATGTCTTCGTCCGGCAAAGGTCAATCTATGGTTAAAGGTCCTGATCAGCTAAAACAGGCATGGGAGTATGCCAAGTCCAGCGGACGTGTTGATACGGGTAAAGTGATTGTTGAAGCTAAAATTGATTTTGATTTTGAAATCACTTTGCTGACTGTCCGTTCATTAAACGAGAATGGTGTAGTGCAAACCGATTTTTGTGCACCTATCGGGCATGTGCAGGAAAATGGCGATTATCGGGAAAGCTGGCAACCACAAATCATGAGTGCAGCCTCGTTAAAGTTATCTCAAGACATTGCTTTTAAAGTAACCCATGAAATTGGCGGACTTGGCTTGTTTGGTGTTGAGTTGTTTATCAAAGGCGATGAGGTATGGTTTAGCGAGGTTAGTCCCAGGCCTCACGATACCGGTATGGTGACTATGGTGACGCAAAATCAAAATGAATTTGAGTTACACGCAAGGGCTATTTTAGGCTTGCCGGTAAATACTAGTTTGAAAGGCGTAGGCGCCAGTGCTGTTATTTTAGGTGGTATTAATGCCAAAGGCGTTGTTTATGACGGCTTAGCTCAGGCACTTGCTGTGTCTGACAGTGAGGTTAGATTATTTGGCAAACCTGAGGCATTTGTCAATAGACGTATGGGTGTGGCTTTGGCAACTGCTGAAAGCGTCTATGAGGCCAGGCGTAAAGCACTTAAAGCTGCAAATTTAGTGGTCGTTAAAGCGGCGCTTTAG
- a CDS encoding DNA mismatch repair protein MutS, which produces MKKTILQGWQDVWPTIKSSKPLATGVGVIDESAFNTIEVDKVFDAVNHAATTIGQAVLYRSLTQPLATLDEIKAKQDAVEELRNNSALKEALERILENAASHENSFYLLLFGEFMGSFGTARETHEIEGYGYLQYVRGIRFMLELVTQVQETELPQSIYLKDLFDKIKAFAGTRVYSLMQGPAYISENGIQSKQERKNSFSPAIIFKPRLFKPLLIALFFAGVWALAHFFPTDMFNISVQAIPTASIFFVPLLLVYFPVIGGFDRDSCIIPLRNEFKNSPDVAETLDALGQLDELMAFIKFADAFGSPVVLPTLIDGEHHRINLADAKNPVLGKENPEYVGNDFVLEEDKLVLITGPNSGGKTAFCKTITQIQLLAQIGCYVPAKAVMLTVADRIFYQVSEVSHLNDGEGRFGTELKRTKDIFLATSPKSLVVLDELSEGTTFEEKMESSSNVLNGFYRKGNSTILITHNHQLVDEFVRQRIGLPRQVEFANDAPSYKLIAGISRVSHADRVAKKIGFSKEDIDNYLADAK; this is translated from the coding sequence ATGAAAAAAACCATATTACAGGGTTGGCAAGATGTCTGGCCGACTATTAAATCCAGCAAGCCTTTGGCTACCGGTGTCGGCGTTATAGATGAAAGCGCCTTCAATACGATTGAAGTTGACAAGGTATTTGATGCGGTTAATCATGCGGCAACGACGATAGGTCAGGCAGTATTGTATCGTTCTTTAACACAACCCTTGGCTACGCTTGATGAAATTAAGGCCAAGCAGGATGCGGTTGAAGAATTACGTAATAATTCTGCACTAAAAGAGGCTCTGGAACGCATTCTGGAAAACGCCGCATCTCATGAGAACAGCTTTTATTTATTGTTGTTTGGCGAATTTATGGGATCTTTTGGAACCGCCAGAGAAACCCATGAAATTGAAGGTTATGGTTATCTGCAGTACGTAAGAGGTATTCGTTTTATGCTTGAGCTGGTAACCCAAGTTCAAGAAACCGAGTTACCACAAAGTATTTATTTAAAAGACCTGTTTGACAAAATAAAAGCATTTGCGGGCACGCGAGTTTATTCTTTAATGCAAGGCCCGGCTTATATCTCTGAAAATGGCATTCAATCGAAGCAAGAGAGAAAGAACTCGTTTTCACCCGCTATTATTTTCAAACCACGGCTGTTTAAGCCGTTACTCATTGCTCTTTTTTTTGCTGGTGTATGGGCCTTGGCACATTTTTTCCCAACGGATATGTTTAATATTTCCGTTCAGGCAATTCCCACTGCAAGCATTTTCTTTGTACCGTTGTTGTTGGTTTATTTTCCTGTTATTGGTGGTTTTGATCGCGATAGTTGTATTATCCCGTTAAGAAATGAATTTAAAAATTCACCAGATGTTGCCGAAACATTAGATGCGTTGGGTCAGTTGGATGAATTGATGGCATTTATTAAATTTGCTGACGCTTTTGGTAGTCCTGTTGTATTACCGACGTTGATTGATGGCGAGCATCATCGTATCAATCTTGCTGATGCCAAAAATCCCGTTTTGGGTAAAGAAAATCCCGAATATGTCGGCAACGATTTTGTTTTGGAAGAGGATAAACTGGTACTGATAACCGGCCCTAACAGTGGCGGTAAAACAGCTTTTTGTAAAACCATTACGCAAATTCAACTCTTGGCGCAAATTGGCTGTTATGTACCTGCAAAAGCGGTAATGCTGACGGTAGCCGACAGGATTTTTTATCAAGTATCTGAAGTTAGCCATTTAAATGATGGGGAAGGGCGTTTTGGGACAGAATTAAAACGTACCAAAGATATATTTTTGGCAACAAGTCCTAAAAGTTTAGTGGTGTTGGACGAATTGTCAGAAGGTACAACGTTTGAAGAAAAAATGGAATCTTCATCGAATGTGCTGAACGGTTTTTATCGCAAAGGTAACAGTACTATTTTGATTACCCACAACCATCAATTGGTTGATGAGTTTGTGCGTCAGCGAATCGGCTTGCCAAGACAAGTTGAGTTTGCCAACGATGCACCCAGCTATAAATTAATTGCAGGAATTTCCCGGGTTAGCCACGCTGATCGCGTCGCTAAAAAAATCGGCTTTTCAAAAGAAGATATAGACAACTATCTGGCGGATGCAAAATGA
- the hemH gene encoding ferrochelatase has product MATKKTGVLLANLGSPTASTTRAVRRFLADFLWDPRVVNLPRPLWWIILNFFVLPFRPSRSAKAYQKVWHEKGSPLTYMTRQLTEKVAEQLDAKGIVSNYVMRYGEPSMATQLREFKKAGITDVIVLPLYPQYSSTTTASIYDDLVKELNQWRHLPSFRFISDYHQDKHYIAAVAESIEQAWREQSKNELLIMSFHGLPEVLTKWGDPYFHQCHKTADLIAEKLGLNEKEWMIVFQSRFGKAEWLKPYCVDTLEKLPGQGIKTVDVVCPGFAVDCLETLEEIAMENKSIFMESGGTAYRYISALNDSEAHVDALINLLELKN; this is encoded by the coding sequence ATGGCTACTAAAAAAACAGGTGTATTACTGGCTAATCTAGGTTCGCCAACAGCATCCACAACGCGTGCGGTCAGACGATTTTTGGCGGATTTTTTGTGGGACCCACGTGTTGTTAATTTGCCTCGCCCACTGTGGTGGATAATACTGAATTTTTTTGTATTGCCATTTCGACCGAGCCGGTCTGCAAAAGCTTATCAAAAAGTATGGCATGAAAAAGGCTCACCGTTAACTTACATGACTCGGCAATTAACCGAGAAAGTCGCTGAGCAACTGGACGCTAAAGGTATTGTCAGCAATTATGTAATGCGTTATGGCGAGCCTTCCATGGCAACACAATTAAGAGAGTTTAAAAAAGCCGGCATCACTGATGTTATCGTCTTGCCTTTATATCCGCAGTATTCGTCGACGACCACTGCCTCTATTTATGATGATTTAGTCAAAGAACTTAATCAATGGCGGCATTTACCGTCTTTTCGATTTATCAGTGATTATCATCAGGATAAACATTATATTGCCGCGGTTGCCGAGTCGATTGAACAGGCATGGCGTGAACAGTCAAAAAATGAATTGTTGATTATGTCTTTTCATGGGCTGCCAGAGGTTTTGACTAAATGGGGCGATCCCTATTTTCATCAGTGTCATAAAACAGCCGATTTAATTGCTGAAAAATTGGGTCTCAATGAAAAAGAATGGATGATTGTTTTTCAGTCCCGTTTTGGCAAGGCAGAATGGTTAAAACCTTATTGTGTCGATACCTTGGAAAAGCTTCCAGGGCAAGGTATTAAAACAGTTGATGTGGTGTGTCCCGGTTTTGCTGTTGACTGCCTCGAAACACTGGAAGAAATAGCCATGGAAAATAAATCCATATTTATGGAGTCCGGTGGAACCGCTTATCGGTATATCTCGGCCCTTAATGATTCAGAAGCACATGTCGATGCCCTCATTAATTTACTTGAACTTAAAAATTAA
- the folE gene encoding GTP cyclohydrolase I FolE, which produces MEEHFARIIEAVGEDLGREGLIDTPKRAAKAFKFLNNGYDKTLEEVLNGAIFSADTEDMVIVKDIELYSLCEHHLLPFIGKCHVGYLPQGKVLGLSKVARIIDMYARRLQIQEKLTKQIADAIELSTGARGVAVVIEAKHLCMMMRGVEKQNSVMTTSVMTGIFRKEISTRSEFLNLISR; this is translated from the coding sequence ATGGAAGAACATTTCGCCAGAATTATTGAAGCGGTCGGTGAAGATTTGGGACGTGAGGGTCTGATTGATACGCCAAAACGCGCGGCCAAAGCATTCAAATTCCTCAATAACGGTTACGATAAGACCCTGGAAGAAGTGCTAAATGGCGCTATTTTTTCTGCCGATACCGAAGACATGGTTATTGTTAAGGATATCGAACTATACTCGTTATGTGAACATCATTTATTGCCGTTTATTGGTAAATGTCATGTAGGTTATTTACCTCAGGGTAAAGTACTGGGGTTATCCAAAGTAGCTCGTATCATTGACATGTATGCGCGGCGTTTACAAATTCAGGAAAAACTGACTAAACAAATTGCCGATGCGATTGAGCTTTCAACTGGTGCCAGAGGCGTGGCCGTGGTTATTGAGGCCAAGCATTTATGCATGATGATGCGCGGTGTTGAAAAACAAAATTCGGTAATGACGACTTCAGTGATGACCGGTATTTTTCGTAAAGAAATTAGCACACGCTCAGAATTTTTAAATCTGATCAGCAGATAG
- the dusA gene encoding tRNA dihydrouridine(20/20a) synthase DusA, which yields MKTLDFTRHRFCVAPMLDWTDSRCRFFHRLISKHAFLYTEMVTTGALIHGDHHRFLQFNAVENPLAFQLGGSNPLDLAICAKMVEDYGYMEVNLNVGCPSDRVQNGRFGACLMADPLLVAECVSAMSQAVAIPVTIKSRIGIDERDSYEELVHFVDTIASAGCKTFIVHARKAWLSGLSPKQNRDVPPLRYDFVFQLKKDFPQLEIIINGGITSLDQAEEMLKNVDGVMMGREAYHNPYILADVDRRFFGADSHPLSRQAIVAALIPYIQEQLKNEVRLNSVSRHILGLFHGESGARGWRRAISENVSQSGADEKVILEALKFTEQ from the coding sequence ATGAAAACCCTTGATTTTACTAGACACCGCTTCTGTGTTGCCCCCATGCTCGATTGGACAGATAGTCGCTGCCGTTTTTTTCATCGGCTGATTTCAAAGCACGCCTTTTTGTATACCGAGATGGTGACAACAGGTGCATTAATTCATGGCGATCATCATCGATTTTTACAGTTCAATGCTGTTGAAAATCCTTTGGCTTTTCAGCTGGGCGGCAGTAATCCACTCGATTTGGCAATTTGTGCCAAGATGGTTGAAGACTATGGCTATATGGAAGTCAATTTGAATGTAGGCTGTCCCAGTGACCGGGTTCAGAATGGTCGTTTTGGTGCCTGTTTAATGGCTGATCCGTTACTGGTTGCTGAATGTGTTTCTGCAATGTCTCAAGCGGTTGCCATTCCGGTAACGATTAAATCGAGAATTGGCATTGATGAACGGGATTCTTACGAGGAGTTGGTACATTTTGTGGATACCATTGCCAGTGCCGGTTGTAAAACATTTATTGTTCACGCCAGAAAAGCCTGGTTAAGTGGCTTGTCGCCGAAACAAAATCGTGATGTACCCCCATTGCGCTATGATTTTGTCTTTCAACTGAAAAAAGATTTTCCGCAGTTGGAAATTATTATTAATGGCGGTATTACGTCATTGGATCAGGCTGAGGAAATGTTGAAAAATGTTGATGGTGTCATGATGGGGCGAGAGGCTTATCATAATCCTTATATATTAGCGGATGTTGACAGGCGTTTTTTTGGTGCCGATAGCCATCCGCTTTCGCGTCAGGCGATTGTTGCTGCTTTAATTCCTTATATTCAGGAACAGCTTAAAAATGAAGTGCGTTTAAACAGTGTGTCCCGGCATATTTTAGGTCTTTTTCACGGCGAATCGGGTGCCAGAGGTTGGCGCAGAGCTATCAGTGAAAATGTCAGTCAGTCAGGTGCGGATGAAAAGGTCATACTGGAAGCTTTAAAGTTTACTGAGCAATAA